From the genome of Anabrus simplex isolate iqAnaSimp1 chromosome X, ASM4041472v1, whole genome shotgun sequence, one region includes:
- the LOC136886020 gene encoding F-box/LRR-repeat protein fbxl-1, with product MEAPAIAETLPTEILERIFSYSTHEDVVLSIQNVCSRWRQVAQNSCLWEHLEYSPDRSMSWKKIVEILKISPKLQKLIIKQGDDSVLQAITDNCAELRKLELNWDRYLGVNFIEDLREKCQKIEYLHIGNKVLENSRMCKAVGNFTNLKVLIVNGLHARRVPINIKPIAGCMKLEHFEFQAYDFKMKDLHYLLFMRKDTLHTLGVCCCSKSGECVLPAVATCKLKSLTLFDYWECRKNEEKIKYFGHLKTVRALTIEGLCDKTSDRIEKIFENGNMSQLRDLRLYVSRYFDDCITDVVSSNCPLLQTLTLDNCREMSDASLKNFHNFKELNSLTISGMNAVTNAGIFHLQDLHNLNCLGIADCRLSKQGYESMLGLSTLRELRLWRQDLAEFPWNLIPRQMKYLRCLGIYNCRNVDMCAIEKLKRLPALNVSYQEMEDMEDMDMFLKRRFMGSVIFETS from the coding sequence ATGGAGGCTCCAGCGATAGCTGAAACTTTGCCCACTGAAATTCTGGAGAGAATCTTCTCCTATTCCACTCATGAGGATGTAGTTCTATCGATTCAGAATGTATGTTCTCGTTGGAGACAAGTGGCACAGAATTCCTGTTTGTGGGAGCATCTTGAATACTCTCCTGACAGGAGCATGAGTTGGAAAAAAATTGTGGAGATTCTGAAGATTTCACCAAAGTTACAGAAATTGATTATTAAGCAAGGTGATGATTCAGTTCTGCAGGCAATAACAGACAATTGTGCAGAGTTGAGAAAATTGGAGTTAAATTGGGATCGGTATTTAGGCGTAAACTTTATCGAGGATTTGCGGGAGAAATGTCAAAAAATTGAATATCTGCATATTGGAAACAAGGTTTTGGAAAACTCACGTATGTGCAAGGCTGTTGGAAATTTTACCAACTTGAAGGTGTTAATTGTGAACGGATTGCATGCGAGAAGGGTTCCCATCAACATAAAACCAATTGCAGGTTGTATGAAGCTAGAACATTTTGAGTTTCAGGCTTATGATTTTAAAATGAAAGATCTTCACTATCTGTTATTCATGAGGAAAGACACTCTGCACACTCTTGGAGTATGTTGCTGTAGCAAGTCCGGTGAATGTGTTCTCCCTGCTGTGGCGACCTGTAAGCTGAAGTCCTTGACTCTTTTCGACTACTGGGAATGTAGGAAAAATGAGGAGAAAATCAAATACTTTGGACATCTCAAGACTGTAAGAGCACTTACAATTGAAGGCTTATGTGACAAAACGTCAGATCGGATCGAAAAAATCTTCGAGAATGGAAATATGTCACAATTAAGGGATTTAAGGCTCTATGTTTCACGTTATTTTGATGATTGTATTACTGATGTAGTCTCTAGCAACTGTCCTCTCTTACAAACTCTTACTTTGGATAACTGTAGAGAGATGAGTGATGCTAGTTTAAAGAACTTTCATAATTTTAAGGAACTCAATTCTTTGACTATCTCTGGTATGAATGCAGTAACAAATGCTGGGATCTTTCATTTGCAAGATCTGCATAATTTGAACTGTCTTGGAATTGCAGACTGTCGGTTATCAAAACAAGGTTATGAATCTATGTTAGGTTTGAGTACATTACGAGAACTGAGACTGTGGAGACAAGACCTTGCTGAATTCCCATGGAACCTTATTCCTCGCCAGATGAAATATCTCAGATGTCTGGGCATTTACAATTGTAGAAATGTGGACATGTGTGCTATTGAGAAATTGAAGAGGTTACCTGCTTTAAATGTGAGCTATCAAGAAAtggaagatatggaagatatggatatgtttttgaaAAGAAGGTTCATGGGTTCTGTGATCTTTGAGACCTCTTAA